The proteins below come from a single Eubacterium limosum genomic window:
- a CDS encoding GntR family transcriptional regulator → MSNEQLFTTYQVVYEDLKDKILDKTFRPGEKLPSFSELCELYNVSNITVRKSIELLRQNGYVHSKPRVGNFVNEIKNEVYALRYNQKTSMKHEPTEVKVLSVDSVDLEEMKQYTKVRPNRRAKCIKIARMHCFGQLPVMYELIFILHNPRLNIHSFNEERWISDGIGVINNYDINKKFYLSVDNHCETVKDKLYLEEEDSMFRILIEYYTKQNRFAGISVSFASCDDIDFRIS, encoded by the coding sequence ATGAGCAATGAACAACTGTTTACAACCTATCAGGTTGTCTACGAGGATTTGAAGGATAAGATTCTGGATAAAACGTTTCGGCCCGGGGAAAAGCTGCCCTCCTTCAGTGAGCTGTGTGAGCTCTATAACGTAAGCAATATAACAGTCCGTAAGAGCATTGAGCTGCTGCGGCAAAACGGCTATGTCCACTCTAAGCCAAGAGTCGGTAATTTTGTAAATGAAATCAAGAATGAGGTATATGCCCTGCGCTATAACCAGAAAACCTCCATGAAGCATGAGCCAACGGAGGTAAAAGTCCTCTCGGTCGATTCGGTCGATCTCGAGGAGATGAAGCAGTACACCAAGGTGCGGCCAAACCGTCGCGCCAAGTGTATTAAGATCGCCCGCATGCACTGCTTTGGACAGCTGCCTGTTATGTATGAGCTGATTTTCATCCTGCACAATCCACGGCTCAATATCCATTCCTTCAATGAGGAGCGCTGGATCAGTGACGGCATTGGCGTTATTAACAATTATGACATCAATAAAAAATTTTATCTGTCCGTCGACAACCACTGTGAGACGGTAAAGGATAAGCTCTATCTGGAGGAGGAGGATAGTATGTTCCGCATTCTCATCGAGTATTACACGAAGCAGAACCGGTTTGCGGGTATCTCTGTGAGTTTTGCCAGCTGTGACGATATTGATTTCCGGATTTCGTAA